In one Butyrivibrio proteoclasticus B316 genomic region, the following are encoded:
- the ileS gene encoding isoleucine--tRNA ligase codes for MYNKVETDMNFVGREKKIEEFWKNENIFQKSVDTRSKGDMYMFYDGPPTANGKPHIGHVLTRAIKDMIPRYRTMKGYTVPRKAGWDTHGLPVELEVEKMLGLDGKEQIEEYGMEPFIKKCKESVWKYKGMWEDFSGTVGFWADMEHPYITYDDNFIESEWWALNEIWKKGLLYKGFKVVPYCPRCGTPLSSHEVAQGYKTLKERSALVRFKVKDEDAYFLAWTTTPWTLPSNIGLCVNPDEKYVKVKAADGNVYYLAQALADNVLGSLAKEEGQAAYEVLETYVGTDLEYKEYEPLYQCAADEAEKQHKKCFFIYCDNYVTMTDGTGIVHIAPAFGEDDARVGRKYDAPLVQMVDSEGKLKPETPFAGMRCKPTQKEMDEGAISADPEVLKDLDKRGLLFGAPKMEHDYPHCWRCSTPLIYYARSSWFIKVTEVKDDLIRNNKEINWVPESIGKGRFGDWLENIQDWGISRDRYWGTPLNIWECDDCGHQLSVGSRKELAELSGDPSAETCELHRPYIDKFEITCPKCGKKMHRVKEVIDCWFDSGAMPFAQLHYPFENKELFEKQFPAEFISEAVDQTRGWFYSLHAEATLLFNKPAFKNVIVLGLVQDENGQKMSKSKGNAVDPFDALEKYGADAIRWYFYTNSAPWLPSRFSGDAVMEGQRKFLGTLWNTYAFFTLYANIDGFDAANYKLELDKLTVMDKWLLSKLNSCVKAVDENLANYRIPEAGKALDNFVDEMSNWYVRRSRERFWAKGMEQDKISAYMTLYTALVTVCKAAAPMVPFMTEEVYQNLVRNSFKDAPESIHLCDFPAVDESLIDTKLEKDMEEVLDIVVLGRAARNAANIKNRQPIGQMYVKAEQTVGEFYTDIIREELNVKNVAFTDDVRDFTSYTFKPQLKTLGPKYGKNIGAIKAYLETLDGNATMDELNTNGSIKFNVNDVDVELVKEDLLIEMAQKEGFVSQENWGITVVLDTNLSDELVREGFVLEVISKVQTMRKDSGFEVMDHIKVSLNGNDKLAEIVKAHADSISTKVLANEIVYGSDVANAKEWDINGEKVTIGVEKV; via the coding sequence ATGTATAACAAAGTCGAAACTGACATGAATTTTGTCGGCAGAGAAAAGAAGATTGAAGAATTCTGGAAAAATGAAAACATATTCCAGAAGAGTGTTGATACCCGCAGCAAGGGTGACATGTATATGTTCTATGATGGCCCGCCAACAGCTAATGGTAAGCCACATATCGGACACGTTCTTACACGTGCTATCAAGGATATGATTCCAAGATACCGTACAATGAAGGGATACACAGTTCCTCGTAAGGCTGGTTGGGATACACATGGTCTTCCTGTTGAGCTTGAAGTAGAGAAGATGCTTGGCCTTGATGGTAAGGAGCAGATTGAAGAATACGGAATGGAGCCTTTCATCAAAAAGTGTAAGGAATCCGTTTGGAAATATAAGGGAATGTGGGAAGACTTCTCCGGCACAGTTGGTTTCTGGGCTGATATGGAGCACCCATACATCACATATGACGACAACTTCATTGAGTCAGAGTGGTGGGCTCTTAACGAAATCTGGAAGAAGGGCCTTCTTTATAAGGGATTTAAGGTAGTTCCTTACTGCCCACGTTGTGGAACACCTCTTTCATCACACGAGGTAGCACAGGGATATAAGACTTTAAAAGAGCGTTCAGCTCTCGTTCGTTTCAAGGTTAAGGATGAGGATGCATATTTCCTCGCATGGACAACAACACCTTGGACACTTCCTTCAAATATCGGCCTTTGCGTAAACCCTGATGAGAAATATGTCAAGGTTAAGGCAGCTGACGGAAATGTTTATTATCTTGCACAGGCACTTGCTGATAACGTTCTTGGTTCACTTGCCAAGGAAGAGGGACAGGCTGCCTATGAAGTTCTTGAGACATATGTTGGTACAGATCTTGAGTACAAAGAGTATGAGCCACTTTATCAGTGCGCAGCTGACGAGGCTGAGAAACAGCACAAGAAGTGCTTCTTTATCTACTGCGATAACTATGTAACTATGACAGATGGTACAGGTATCGTACACATCGCTCCTGCATTCGGTGAAGACGACGCTAGAGTAGGACGCAAGTATGACGCTCCTCTTGTACAGATGGTTGATTCAGAAGGTAAGCTCAAGCCTGAGACTCCATTTGCAGGCATGAGATGCAAGCCTACACAGAAGGAGATGGATGAGGGTGCAATCAGTGCAGATCCAGAGGTATTAAAGGATCTTGATAAGAGAGGACTTCTCTTTGGCGCACCTAAGATGGAGCACGACTATCCACACTGCTGGAGATGTTCAACACCTCTTATTTACTATGCTCGTTCATCATGGTTTATCAAGGTTACAGAGGTTAAGGATGACCTTATCCGCAACAATAAGGAGATCAACTGGGTTCCTGAGTCAATCGGTAAGGGACGTTTCGGCGACTGGCTTGAGAATATTCAGGACTGGGGTATCTCCCGTGACAGATATTGGGGAACACCTCTTAATATCTGGGAGTGCGATGACTGTGGACATCAGCTCTCTGTTGGTTCCAGAAAAGAGCTTGCTGAGCTTTCAGGCGATCCTAGCGCAGAGACATGTGAGCTTCACAGACCTTATATCGATAAGTTTGAGATTACTTGTCCTAAGTGTGGCAAGAAGATGCACAGAGTTAAAGAGGTTATTGACTGCTGGTTCGATTCAGGAGCAATGCCATTTGCTCAGCTTCACTACCCATTTGAAAACAAAGAACTCTTTGAGAAGCAGTTCCCTGCAGAGTTCATTTCAGAAGCTGTAGACCAGACAAGAGGATGGTTCTATTCACTTCACGCAGAGGCAACACTTCTTTTCAATAAGCCTGCATTTAAAAATGTTATAGTACTCGGCCTTGTGCAGGATGAGAACGGACAGAAGATGAGTAAGTCCAAGGGCAACGCAGTTGATCCTTTCGACGCGCTTGAAAAATATGGCGCAGACGCTATCAGATGGTACTTCTATACAAACTCAGCACCTTGGCTTCCTAGCCGTTTCTCAGGTGATGCAGTTATGGAAGGACAGCGTAAGTTCCTTGGTACACTTTGGAACACATATGCATTCTTTACACTTTATGCTAATATCGACGGATTTGATGCTGCTAACTACAAGCTTGAGCTGGATAAGCTTACAGTAATGGATAAGTGGCTTCTCTCCAAGCTTAACAGCTGCGTTAAGGCTGTTGATGAGAACCTTGCAAATTACAGAATTCCTGAGGCTGGTAAGGCACTTGATAACTTTGTTGATGAGATGTCTAACTGGTATGTCCGCAGATCCCGTGAGAGATTCTGGGCTAAGGGAATGGAACAGGATAAGATTTCTGCTTATATGACTCTTTATACAGCACTTGTTACTGTATGTAAGGCAGCAGCACCTATGGTTCCATTCATGACAGAAGAAGTCTATCAGAACCTTGTTCGCAACAGCTTTAAGGATGCTCCAGAGTCAATTCACCTCTGCGACTTCCCTGCTGTAGACGAGAGCCTTATCGATACTAAGCTTGAAAAAGATATGGAAGAAGTTCTTGATATCGTAGTACTCGGCCGTGCTGCAAGAAATGCAGCTAACATCAAGAACCGTCAGCCTATCGGACAGATGTATGTCAAGGCAGAGCAGACTGTAGGTGAGTTCTACACTGATATCATCAGAGAAGAGCTTAATGTCAAGAATGTAGCATTCACAGATGATGTTCGTGACTTTACAAGCTACACCTTCAAGCCACAGCTCAAGACTCTTGGACCTAAGTATGGCAAGAACATCGGAGCTATCAAGGCTTACCTTGAGACTCTTGATGGAAACGCTACAATGGATGAGCTCAATACAAACGGTTCAATCAAGTTCAATGTAAATGATGTAGATGTAGAGCTTGTTAAGGAAGATCTTCTTATTGAGATGGCTCAGAAGGAAGGCTTTGTATCACAGGAGAACTGGGGAATCACAGTTGTTCTTGATACTAACCTCTCAGATGAACTCGTAAGAGAAGGCTTTGTCCTTGAGGTTATCAGTAAGGTTCAGACAATGCGTAAGGATTCCGGCTTCGAAGTTATGGATCACATTAAGGTATCTCTTAATGGTAATGACAAGCTTGCTGAGATCGTTAAGGCACATGCAGACAGCATCTCAACCAAGGTTCTTGCTAACGAAATCGTATACGGCTCTGATGTAGCTAATGCTAAAGAGTGGGATATCAACGGCGAGAAAGTTACTATCGGTGTTGAGAAGGTCTGA
- a CDS encoding GAF domain-containing protein: protein MPGMTDYDLLTQQLYSLAEDENFYLPVLSNASALLYENLEDINWAGFYLIDKGSLLLGPFQGKVACIRIPLGKGVCGTAAKEDKTLLVANVHEFSGHIACDAASNSEIVVPIHCNGKVIGVLDIDSPSFDRFKFEDQIGLEKFVKAIEEKTDFCRFNGLNEEQFRAE, encoded by the coding sequence ATGCCAGGAATGACAGATTACGATTTACTTACTCAGCAGCTATACTCGCTTGCGGAGGATGAAAATTTTTACTTACCGGTGCTGTCCAACGCATCAGCACTTTTATATGAGAATCTTGAAGACATTAACTGGGCAGGATTTTATCTGATTGACAAGGGATCTCTTTTGCTGGGACCATTTCAGGGCAAAGTTGCATGCATCAGGATTCCGCTTGGAAAGGGCGTTTGCGGAACAGCTGCCAAGGAGGACAAGACTCTTTTAGTAGCAAATGTTCACGAGTTCTCCGGACATATTGCCTGTGACGCAGCTTCTAATTCAGAGATTGTAGTTCCTATTCATTGTAATGGCAAAGTGATAGGCGTTCTCGACATAGACAGCCCAAGCTTTGACAGATTCAAGTTTGAGGATCAGATAGGACTTGAGAAGTTTGTTAAGGCGATTGAGGAAAAAACAGATTTCTGCAGGTTTAACGGACTGAACGAGGAACAGTTCCGTGCTGAGTGA
- a CDS encoding helix-turn-helix domain-containing protein: MTIGQRIFYLLEEKHMTQKEFSDRTGIATTTISDWRKKNTNPGSDKIMSICAALDVTPEYLLSGVTEDSDRGRNIDYMVIPTGTEERELIEIFNDMNFVDRAHVMEYARKISERKSRYCETAKAKSMVKIAEFCDIEVFMNSNFEGEPFVDVNYIDDDVLGKLDIRSGVISGNFSKYVRPVIEAWYKDNKNLLESIWNTKKMMMIPAWE, translated from the coding sequence ATGACGATTGGACAAAGGATTTTTTATCTATTAGAAGAGAAACATATGACGCAGAAGGAGTTTTCAGATAGAACAGGTATAGCAACAACTACTATTAGCGACTGGCGCAAGAAGAATACTAATCCAGGATCAGATAAGATTATGTCAATTTGTGCAGCCCTTGATGTTACACCAGAATACTTGCTTTCAGGAGTTACGGAAGATAGTGATAGAGGTCGTAATATAGACTACATGGTAATTCCTACTGGAACTGAAGAACGCGAATTGATTGAGATTTTTAATGATATGAACTTTGTTGATAGAGCCCATGTGATGGAATATGCGCGTAAGATTAGTGAGAGAAAATCTCGTTATTGTGAGACGGCTAAAGCTAAGTCTATGGTTAAGATTGCAGAGTTTTGTGACATTGAGGTGTTTATGAATTCAAACTTCGAGGGAGAGCCATTTGTTGACGTGAATTATATCGACGATGATGTTCTTGGAAAACTAGACATACGTAGTGGAGTTATCAGCGGCAACTTTTCCAAGTACGTTCGCCCTGTTATAGAGGCTTGGTATAAAGATAATAAAAATCTTTTGGAATCAATTTGGAACACTAAGAAAATGATGATGATTCCTGCATGGGAGTAA
- a CDS encoding MIP/aquaporin family protein — MKKYLAECIGTATLVVLGCGTAMLVGCDAASGSGYLLTALAFGLTIVAMAYSIGNISGCHINPAVSLGVLISGGMEVSEFVGYVISQCIGAFAGAGILALIFGLGGVEDKTGGFGSNGLAGVGGNPVAGLIVEIILTYIFVTAILGVTSKKANHGSFGGLVIGLTLVVVHILGIGLTGTSVNPARSFGPALVAAFTGNTEPLAALWVFIVGPLVGAACAAFVYKALEEK, encoded by the coding sequence ATGAAGAAATATTTAGCAGAATGTATTGGTACAGCAACACTTGTGGTTCTTGGATGCGGAACAGCTATGCTGGTTGGATGCGATGCGGCAAGCGGTTCAGGATATCTTTTGACAGCGCTTGCATTTGGTCTGACAATAGTTGCAATGGCTTATTCTATCGGTAATATCTCAGGATGTCATATTAACCCTGCTGTTTCACTTGGAGTGCTGATTAGCGGTGGAATGGAAGTGAGCGAATTTGTTGGTTATGTAATCTCTCAGTGTATTGGTGCTTTTGCAGGCGCCGGAATTCTGGCTCTTATCTTTGGCCTCGGCGGTGTTGAAGACAAGACAGGCGGATTTGGATCAAACGGCCTTGCAGGCGTAGGTGGAAACCCTGTTGCAGGTCTTATAGTTGAGATTATTCTTACATATATTTTTGTAACTGCAATTCTTGGGGTTACTTCCAAGAAGGCAAATCATGGCTCTTTTGGCGGACTTGTAATTGGTCTTACGCTGGTAGTTGTTCATATTCTCGGTATTGGCCTTACAGGAACATCAGTAAACCCTGCAAGAAGCTTCGGCCCGGCTCTCGTTGCAGCATTTACAGGAAATACAGAACCACTTGCAGCTCTCTGGGTGTTCATTGTTGGACCACTTGTTGGAGCAGCATGTGCAGCATTTGTGTATAAGGCATTAGAAGAGAAGTAA
- a CDS encoding glycoside hydrolase family 28 protein: MMDFDFLLDYRATDSEAEVFWDMPLDADLSCRYLCLINGSLYKEITKTHISLTDLTPDTALDVEIRIIYPEGHVNGSEPVCLGRITVRTGKVKRKIDVTTSPYNALGDGKTLNTAALQKALDDCDENSIVFFPKGTYLTGALNVHSNSEIYLEEGALLQGTEDPADYLPKIHSRFEGYEMECYRSLLNLGELDHSSGFNCENVIIRGEGSIMGGGAALAKSIARIEGERLRDYIASLGDKIKEYEKPETIASRFRGRLINMSNCQNIWIHGLTLGFAPSWNIHFIYSDQIVTDHCTLKSEGVWNGDGWDPDSSTNSTLYACDFYTEDDSVAIKSGKNPEGNVINRPTKHIRVFDSVTHFGHGLCIGSEMSGGVEDVRLWDCQMGPTWSGIEIKATKKRGGYVRNILVRDITASHIQMHSVGYNDDGEGSKVPPILGDCRFERMHLLGRYLDNNAGHNEWHDCPSILLCGFDVPGYEIKNVEFKDIEMEEPAEGIEDIHIEYCTNITYENMKIVPRTECY; encoded by the coding sequence ATGATGGATTTTGATTTTCTACTGGACTATAGAGCAACTGACTCTGAGGCTGAAGTGTTCTGGGATATGCCTCTTGACGCTGATCTTAGCTGCAGATATCTTTGCCTTATTAATGGCTCTTTATATAAAGAAATAACTAAAACTCACATTTCTCTCACTGATCTTACTCCTGACACAGCTCTGGACGTCGAGATCAGGATCATATATCCGGAAGGACATGTAAATGGCTCTGAGCCTGTATGTCTTGGCCGCATTACTGTTCGAACAGGTAAAGTCAAAAGAAAAATCGACGTAACCACGTCACCTTATAATGCCCTAGGCGATGGCAAAACGCTCAATACCGCTGCGCTTCAGAAGGCCCTTGATGACTGTGATGAGAATTCAATTGTCTTTTTCCCAAAAGGAACATATTTAACAGGCGCTCTTAATGTCCATTCAAACTCAGAAATTTACCTGGAGGAAGGAGCTCTTTTGCAGGGAACAGAAGATCCCGCTGATTATCTTCCAAAGATTCACAGTCGCTTTGAAGGCTATGAAATGGAGTGCTATAGAAGTTTGCTGAATTTGGGCGAGCTTGATCATAGTTCAGGTTTTAACTGTGAAAATGTGATCATCCGAGGAGAAGGATCCATTATGGGCGGCGGTGCTGCGCTTGCCAAGTCTATTGCGAGAATCGAAGGTGAACGCCTCAGGGACTATATTGCTTCTCTTGGAGATAAGATAAAAGAGTATGAGAAGCCGGAAACTATCGCCAGCAGATTCAGAGGCCGTCTCATCAACATGAGTAACTGTCAGAATATCTGGATCCATGGTCTGACACTTGGATTTGCACCTTCATGGAATATTCACTTTATTTACTCAGACCAGATTGTAACCGATCACTGCACATTAAAATCTGAAGGAGTATGGAATGGTGATGGCTGGGACCCGGACTCTTCTACTAATTCAACGCTTTATGCCTGTGATTTCTATACAGAGGATGACTCTGTAGCCATCAAATCAGGCAAGAATCCTGAGGGAAATGTGATAAACAGGCCAACCAAACACATAAGAGTATTTGACAGCGTTACACATTTCGGACATGGCCTATGTATTGGAAGTGAAATGTCAGGTGGTGTTGAGGACGTCCGTTTGTGGGACTGCCAAATGGGACCTACGTGGTCAGGTATTGAGATAAAGGCAACCAAGAAACGCGGCGGTTATGTCAGAAATATCCTAGTCCGTGATATCACTGCTTCACATATACAGATGCACTCTGTTGGTTATAACGATGACGGTGAGGGTTCCAAGGTTCCTCCAATTCTTGGGGATTGCAGGTTTGAACGAATGCACCTGCTGGGAAGGTACCTTGACAACAATGCAGGTCATAACGAATGGCATGACTGTCCTTCAATACTCCTGTGCGGCTTTGATGTTCCGGGATATGAAATCAAAAATGTAGAATTCAAAGATATAGAAATGGAAGAACCCGCAGAAGGAATTGAGGATATCCATATAGAGTATTGCACAAACATCACATATGAGAATATGAAAATTGTTCCACGTACTGAATGCTACTGA
- a CDS encoding threonine aldolase family protein codes for MAGKISFSSDYTKGAHPRILQRLTETNYEQIDGYGTDDYCKSAADKIRKVCAAPEADVFFLVGGTQTNQTIIDMLLEPYEGVVAAQTGHVAAHEAGAIEFSGHKVLTVPSLPRKSTGSAESDESGSAASGSHRAVYSDQVGKISAAEVKKLIDDFYADDNHEHMVFPGAVYISHPTEYGTLYSKAELEELSKVCKEYDIPLFLDGARLGYGLMSKRTDVTIEDIARLVDVFYIGGTKVGALFGEAVVFPHKVPTRHPVPIIKQHGALLAKGWLLGLMFDTLFTDNLYFDISANAIEMAELLRKGLEEKGYQIYIDSPTNQQFIVMENNRLQELSEHVRYGFWEKFDDTHTVIRLATDWATTREDIDTLMSFL; via the coding sequence ATGGCAGGAAAGATATCTTTTTCAAGTGATTATACAAAGGGCGCTCATCCCAGGATTCTTCAGAGACTGACAGAAACCAACTACGAGCAGATAGATGGATATGGAACAGATGATTACTGCAAAAGTGCTGCAGATAAGATCAGGAAGGTCTGCGCAGCTCCGGAGGCGGATGTCTTTTTCCTTGTTGGAGGAACACAGACTAATCAGACCATAATAGATATGCTCCTTGAGCCCTACGAGGGAGTTGTGGCTGCGCAGACAGGACATGTTGCAGCTCATGAAGCAGGTGCCATTGAATTTTCAGGCCACAAGGTGTTAACTGTTCCAAGTCTTCCAAGAAAAAGCACAGGATCAGCAGAAAGTGATGAGTCCGGTTCTGCTGCGAGTGGCTCTCACCGAGCTGTTTATTCTGATCAGGTAGGCAAGATAAGTGCAGCAGAGGTCAAAAAGCTGATTGATGACTTCTACGCAGATGATAATCACGAGCACATGGTATTTCCGGGTGCAGTGTACATCTCTCATCCAACTGAGTATGGTACACTTTATTCAAAAGCTGAACTTGAAGAACTGTCCAAAGTATGCAAGGAATATGATATTCCACTTTTCCTTGATGGCGCGAGACTTGGATATGGTCTTATGAGTAAAAGAACTGACGTAACAATTGAAGATATAGCAAGGCTTGTAGATGTTTTCTATATTGGAGGCACTAAGGTGGGAGCACTCTTTGGAGAAGCAGTCGTGTTTCCACATAAAGTCCCTACCAGACATCCTGTGCCAATCATCAAGCAGCACGGAGCACTTCTTGCAAAGGGATGGCTTCTGGGACTTATGTTTGACACTCTTTTTACAGATAATCTCTATTTTGATATCAGCGCAAATGCAATCGAAATGGCAGAGCTTCTGAGGAAGGGGCTTGAAGAAAAGGGCTATCAGATATATATTGATTCGCCAACTAATCAGCAGTTCATAGTTATGGAGAATAACAGACTTCAGGAGCTGTCTGAACATGTAAGATATGGCTTCTGGGAGAAGTTTGATGATACACATACAGTTATCAGGCTTGCAACAGACTGGGCTACGACCAGAGAAGATATTGATACACTTATGAGTTTTCTGTAA